Proteins encoded in a region of the Gammaproteobacteria bacterium genome:
- the gshB gene encoding glutathione synthase has protein sequence MGIKLGIVMDPIDAITTYKDSSFAMLLEAQKRGYQLYYMEMKDLSLRDGKAFGRLSPLTVDDNQEAWFTLGDAVEQPLTELDVILMRKDPPFDTEYIYATYLLERAEVEGVLVVNKPQSLRDANEKLYTAWFNQCTPPTLVSRRDDQLRAFLVEQGDIILKPLDGMGGASVFRLRQQDANIGVTIEVLTQHGQRYIMAQRFIPEITSGDKRILMVDGEPIPYALARLPAKGEVRANLAVGGRGVGVELSERDHWICQQVGPALREKGLLFVGLDVIGDYLTEINVTSPTCIRELDNQYGINISGKLMDAIEQRLAART, from the coding sequence ATGGGGATAAAGCTCGGCATTGTAATGGATCCGATTGACGCTATCACAACCTACAAAGATAGCAGTTTTGCGATGTTGCTGGAGGCGCAAAAGCGAGGTTATCAGCTCTACTACATGGAGATGAAAGACCTCTCTCTACGTGATGGCAAGGCGTTCGGTCGTCTCTCCCCTCTGACGGTAGATGACAACCAGGAAGCATGGTTTACCTTAGGTGATGCGGTTGAGCAGCCACTGACAGAACTTGATGTTATTTTGATGCGTAAAGACCCCCCTTTTGATACAGAGTATATCTATGCCACCTACTTGCTCGAACGCGCTGAAGTGGAGGGTGTGCTGGTTGTCAACAAGCCACAGAGTCTGCGTGATGCCAATGAAAAGCTTTATACCGCATGGTTTAATCAGTGTACGCCCCCGACACTGGTGAGCCGCCGAGATGATCAATTGCGCGCTTTTTTGGTGGAGCAGGGTGATATTATTCTTAAGCCATTAGACGGGATGGGCGGAGCTTCGGTATTTCGGCTACGTCAGCAGGATGCCAATATTGGTGTGACTATTGAAGTGCTGACCCAGCATGGCCAGCGCTATATCATGGCGCAACGTTTTATTCCGGAGATCACCTCAGGAGATAAGCGCATCTTGATGGTGGATGGCGAACCGATACCCTACGCACTGGCGCGCTTACCCGCTAAGGGCGAGGTGCGGGCCAACCTGGCGGTGGGTGGCCGGGGGGTGGGTGTCGAGTTAAGTGAAAGAGACCACTGGATCTGCCAACAGGTGGGGCCGGCGTTGCGAGAGAAAGGGTTGCTATTTGTGGGGCTGGATGTGATTGGTGACTACCTGACAGAGATCAATGTGACCAGCCCTACCTGTATTCGCGAGCTAGATAATCAATACGGGATCAATATCAGCGGCAAACTGATGGATGCCATTGAGCAGCGTCTGGCGGCGCGCACCTGA
- a CDS encoding TonB family protein: MVEQVVKATPIKSSDRLSFTIFIAVIVHLVLVLGVVFEYELNKPPVLTEMEVIFIQNSTSSEESDADYLAQVTQQGGGNTEDKVRPTSPPPSELPSDNPNEAPAPQVERVASNPEPTQQQLAVRVAQQAELIEQQVRELESKLQQNLTAQQLIQRSREIASLNAEVSEAWESYSKMPRKKYISAATQEYSAAAYMSAWQDKVERIGNINYPEAARHQNIYGSLVLEVNIKPDGSVQEINVLRSSGERLLDDAAIRIVRLASPFAPLPDALREGADILAIIRTWQFQQGGLATK, from the coding sequence ATGGTGGAACAAGTAGTTAAAGCGACACCCATTAAATCCTCAGATCGACTGAGTTTCACCATTTTTATCGCGGTGATTGTGCATTTGGTGCTGGTGTTGGGTGTTGTTTTTGAATATGAGCTGAATAAGCCGCCGGTACTCACTGAAATGGAGGTGATCTTCATTCAAAATAGCACGTCGAGTGAAGAGAGTGACGCGGACTACCTGGCACAGGTGACACAGCAGGGCGGTGGTAATACCGAAGACAAAGTACGTCCCACCAGCCCACCACCCTCCGAATTGCCCAGTGACAACCCTAATGAGGCACCTGCACCGCAAGTTGAAAGGGTGGCCAGCAACCCAGAGCCAACCCAGCAACAGTTGGCGGTGAGAGTAGCGCAACAGGCGGAGTTGATTGAGCAACAGGTGCGTGAGCTTGAATCCAAATTACAACAAAACCTGACGGCACAGCAGCTGATTCAGCGTAGCCGGGAGATCGCCAGTCTTAATGCGGAAGTAAGCGAGGCGTGGGAGAGCTACTCGAAAATGCCGCGTAAGAAATATATATCAGCGGCAACCCAAGAGTATAGTGCGGCGGCTTACATGAGTGCCTGGCAGGATAAAGTAGAGCGCATCGGCAATATCAACTACCCGGAAGCGGCGCGGCACCAAAATATTTATGGCAGCTTGGTATTGGAAGTTAATATAAAGCCTGACGGCAGCGTACAAGAGATCAACGTGTTACGCTCATCAGGGGAGCGTTTACTGGATGATGCGGCGATTCGTATTGTGCGCCTAGCCTCACCCTTTGCACCACTTCCTGATGCATTGAGAGAGGGGGCTGATATTCTTGCTATTATACGTACTTGGCAGTTTCAGCAGGGCGGGCTGGCAACCAAGTAG
- the gshA gene encoding glutamate--cysteine ligase, whose translation MTFQQHVSVPHLTTALTGPLQHIESHLLGHQVEIETWFRSQWLKTPAPFYTSVDLRNAGFKLAPVDTNLFPAGFNNLNSAFMPLCIHAVQSAVERICPTGRRVLLVPENHTRNLFYLESLATLVQIITAAGFEVRIGSLLATLDEPMCVELPSGRSVTLERLIRHNSRVGVAGFDPCAVLLNNDLSEGYPEILVGIEQSIIPPLALGWSNRLKSGHFAHYRDVAEELSDLVEIDSWLISPLFRNCGEVSFKKREGEDCLLKNATALFTAIKLKYEEYGLTDKPFIVAKADAGTYGMGIMTVESPEELVELNRKQRNKMASAKGGQEVSQVILQEGVYTFETWGDAVAEPVVYMLDHFVVGGFYRVHKGRGVKENLNAPGMHFEPLAFAESCSTPDRSEAPDAGINRFYAYGVIARLAMLAAAREIHQHS comes from the coding sequence ATGACATTTCAACAGCATGTGAGCGTACCGCACTTGACAACCGCCCTCACAGGACCTCTGCAACACATTGAGAGCCACCTGCTTGGGCATCAAGTCGAAATTGAGACGTGGTTCCGCAGTCAGTGGCTAAAGACCCCTGCCCCTTTTTATACCTCGGTTGATCTGCGTAATGCGGGTTTCAAGCTGGCGCCGGTCGATACCAACCTCTTCCCGGCAGGCTTTAATAACCTCAATAGTGCTTTCATGCCGCTCTGTATCCATGCAGTACAATCGGCCGTGGAGCGGATTTGCCCCACTGGGCGGCGAGTTTTATTGGTGCCCGAAAATCATACCCGTAACCTCTTCTACCTGGAGAGTCTGGCAACACTGGTGCAAATTATTACTGCGGCGGGTTTTGAAGTGCGCATTGGCTCACTGCTGGCAACACTGGATGAGCCCATGTGTGTGGAGCTGCCCTCGGGGCGAAGTGTGACGCTGGAACGCCTGATTCGCCATAACTCCCGCGTTGGTGTGGCCGGTTTTGACCCCTGTGCGGTGCTATTAAATAATGACCTCTCCGAGGGGTACCCTGAAATATTAGTGGGTATAGAGCAGTCTATTATTCCACCGCTGGCATTGGGCTGGTCAAATCGACTGAAATCGGGTCACTTTGCACACTATCGTGATGTTGCCGAAGAGCTCTCCGACTTGGTTGAAATCGACTCCTGGCTGATCTCTCCCTTGTTTCGCAACTGTGGTGAGGTCAGCTTTAAAAAGCGTGAAGGTGAAGATTGTTTACTGAAAAATGCGACCGCGCTATTTACCGCGATAAAGCTTAAATATGAAGAGTATGGTTTAACCGATAAACCTTTTATTGTCGCCAAAGCAGATGCGGGCACCTACGGAATGGGAATAATGACCGTGGAGAGTCCAGAGGAGCTGGTTGAGCTTAATCGCAAGCAGCGCAATAAAATGGCTTCCGCCAAAGGGGGGCAAGAGGTGAGCCAGGTTATTTTGCAGGAGGGTGTTTATACCTTCGAGACGTGGGGTGATGCGGTCGCAGAGCCGGTAGTTTATATGTTGGATCACTTTGTGGTTGGCGGGTTTTACCGGGTGCATAAAGGACGAGGTGTAAAAGAGAATCTGAATGCACCAGGAATGCACTTTGAGCCGCTGGCTTTTGCAGAGTCTTGCAGCACCCCTGATCGCAGCGAGGCGCCGGATGCGGGTATTAACCGCTTTTACGCCTATGGCGTGATTGCTCGCTTGGCGATGCTGGCGGCAGCTCGTGAAATTCATCAACACAGTTAG
- a CDS encoding NusG domain II-containing protein — protein sequence MLRRGDYLVLLATLLLLPWLYLTLWGDQRAGEYAQILVGGEQMALVSLHQPRTLEVEGSLGLSLLEVLDGKIRFVASACQNKQCVHRRWISLGGEVVSCLPNRVSIAILGGEQRFDAINF from the coding sequence GTGCTGCGTCGAGGTGATTATCTGGTACTGTTGGCCACACTACTGCTGTTGCCATGGCTCTATTTGACGCTCTGGGGTGATCAGCGTGCGGGTGAGTATGCACAAATTCTTGTGGGTGGTGAGCAGATGGCGTTGGTGAGCCTTCACCAACCGCGAACCCTTGAAGTGGAAGGATCTCTGGGGTTGAGTCTGCTCGAAGTGCTGGACGGTAAAATTCGTTTTGTAGCATCGGCCTGCCAAAATAAACAGTGTGTTCATCGCCGCTGGATCAGCTTGGGCGGCGAGGTGGTGAGCTGCTTGCCCAACCGGGTGAGTATCGCCATATTAGGTGGTGAGCAGCGTTTTGATGCGATTAACTTTTAA
- the ruvX gene encoding Holliday junction resolvase RuvX, translating to MPESTVLGFDYGRRRIGVAVGQTITHTSSPLATIQADQGKPDWHAVQALINEWQPTVFVVGMPKNMDGSAHQLTATITRFGNQLHGRYGLPVHYIDERLSSREAERSLMPGQAKKDKGVIDRVAAQLILQTWLDQER from the coding sequence ATGCCTGAGTCAACAGTGTTGGGGTTCGACTATGGCCGCCGCCGCATTGGCGTGGCTGTTGGCCAGACAATTACTCATACCAGCTCACCCCTGGCGACCATTCAGGCGGATCAGGGGAAGCCTGATTGGCACGCGGTACAGGCTCTGATCAATGAGTGGCAGCCGACAGTCTTTGTGGTAGGGATGCCGAAAAATATGGATGGCTCAGCACATCAGTTGACGGCGACGATTACCCGTTTTGGTAATCAGTTGCATGGGCGTTATGGCTTGCCGGTTCACTATATTGATGAGCGGTTGAGTTCCCGTGAGGCTGAGCGTAGCTTGATGCCGGGACAGGCCAAAAAGGATAAAGGCGTGATCGATCGGGTCGCCGCGCAACTCATATTACAAACCTGGCTGGATCAAGAGAGATGA
- a CDS encoding Gx transporter family protein — protein sequence MNQLGHRKILTQPSDHRIAWWAALAITIHIVESALPSPVPGLKLGLANVIVVAVLVLYGWRDAVWVALLRVLVGSLLVGTFLTPTFMLSLSGACASLLALGAGYYYSRLLPSWGLGALGYSLLAAQAHMLGQFAIAYFVLIPHPALFKLLPVLMTAALVFGVISGMIAVAMIDKVQKRVNGGTSS from the coding sequence ATGAATCAACTTGGCCACCGCAAGATTTTGACACAACCCAGTGACCATCGCATCGCTTGGTGGGCCGCGCTGGCGATCACCATTCATATTGTTGAGAGTGCGCTGCCCAGCCCGGTCCCGGGTCTTAAGCTGGGTTTGGCAAATGTGATTGTGGTGGCGGTGCTGGTGCTCTATGGCTGGCGAGATGCGGTTTGGGTGGCACTGTTACGGGTGTTGGTGGGGAGCCTGCTGGTGGGTACTTTCCTTACACCTACCTTTATGCTCAGTTTAAGTGGCGCGTGTGCCAGCCTGCTGGCGCTTGGCGCGGGATATTACTACAGTCGCCTGCTACCCAGTTGGGGGCTTGGGGCGCTGGGCTACAGTCTGTTGGCTGCCCAAGCGCATATGCTTGGGCAGTTTGCTATCGCCTATTTTGTATTGATTCCACACCCCGCGCTCTTTAAATTATTACCGGTATTGATGACGGCTGCATTGGTATTTGGCGTGATCAGTGGCATGATTGCAGTGGCAATGATTGATAAGGTACAGAAGCGAGTCAATGGTGGAACAAGTAGTTAA
- a CDS encoding FAD:protein FMN transferase, producing the protein MRWLLLLMVLLLAGCDHPDTHSHKQQMYVFGTLVEVLIWTDEEEAASEAMTRLNAQFQQQHQQWHPWEPGLLRAFNQQLSSGDSVPIPDVISPLLARSIELSIASDGLFDPALGRLVELWGFSDNLVNASQPPDAAALADFTEHAPRIKDLEINSGVAQSHNALLYLDFGGFAKGYAVDRAIEALREMGFENAIVNAGGDLRAIGSKGEWPWRIGIRNPRGEGLIASLQISGDESVFTSGDYERFYEYRGKRYHHIIDPRSGYPTAGFSSVTILHGDAATADAAATALMVAGPKQWREVAKKMGLNHVMVITPQGDISMTPAMVERIRFEVSPAPLVKVVDW; encoded by the coding sequence ATGCGTTGGCTACTACTGCTTATGGTGCTGCTACTGGCTGGATGTGATCATCCGGATACCCACAGCCATAAACAGCAGATGTATGTTTTTGGTACCTTGGTGGAGGTGTTGATCTGGACCGATGAGGAGGAGGCTGCCAGTGAGGCGATGACACGGCTGAACGCGCAGTTTCAACAGCAGCACCAACAGTGGCACCCATGGGAGCCCGGTCTACTGCGCGCATTTAATCAACAGCTTTCGAGTGGTGATTCGGTTCCCATCCCTGATGTGATATCTCCACTTCTGGCGCGCTCTATTGAGCTATCAATAGCCAGTGATGGTCTGTTTGACCCCGCCCTGGGGCGATTGGTAGAGTTGTGGGGCTTTTCGGATAATCTGGTTAACGCTTCCCAGCCACCAGATGCCGCCGCGTTAGCTGATTTTACTGAACATGCTCCGCGTATCAAAGACCTGGAAATCAACAGTGGCGTGGCGCAGAGTCATAATGCTCTTCTCTATCTCGATTTTGGTGGTTTTGCCAAAGGGTATGCGGTGGATCGTGCGATTGAGGCATTGCGTGAAATGGGATTCGAAAATGCGATTGTCAATGCAGGGGGTGATCTGCGGGCGATCGGTAGCAAAGGAGAGTGGCCGTGGCGGATCGGAATTCGTAATCCACGGGGTGAAGGGTTGATTGCATCACTCCAGATTAGCGGCGATGAGAGTGTTTTCACTTCAGGTGACTACGAGCGGTTTTATGAATACCGGGGTAAGCGGTACCACCATATTATCGACCCACGTAGTGGCTACCCGACGGCTGGTTTTAGCTCGGTGACCATTTTACATGGCGATGCGGCCACGGCTGATGCTGCCGCCACGGCGCTGATGGTGGCCGGGCCCAAGCAGTGGCGTGAGGTGGCAAAAAAAATGGGGTTAAATCATGTGATGGTGATTACTCCCCAGGGTGACATCAGCATGACACCCGCCATGGTTGAGCGTATTCGATTTGAGGTTTCGCCCGCGCCCCTCGTCAAGGTGGTAGATTGGTAG
- a CDS encoding YqgE/AlgH family protein yields MNTTDSLKNNLLIAMPGMEDGNFSKTVTYICEHTDDGAMGLILSIPLDITFRQVVGQVDKTLSQREMDKCIDDIPVYLGGPVEPEHGFVLHTPQGEWSASLKLTDDLMLTTSSDIISAIATGEGPDQYLVMLGYAGWGGEQLEHEMAQNAWLNVPADMAPLWGEPAEKRWQKAAALLGVDLSRLSPDVGHA; encoded by the coding sequence ATGAACACAACAGACTCCTTAAAAAACAACCTTTTGATTGCCATGCCCGGTATGGAGGATGGCAATTTCTCCAAAACGGTTACCTATATTTGTGAACATACAGACGATGGCGCAATGGGCTTGATTCTCAGTATTCCCCTCGATATTACTTTCCGCCAAGTGGTAGGGCAGGTGGATAAAACCTTGTCACAGCGTGAAATGGACAAGTGCATCGATGATATCCCGGTCTATCTGGGTGGCCCGGTAGAGCCTGAACACGGCTTTGTTTTGCATACACCACAGGGGGAGTGGAGTGCTTCTCTGAAATTGACAGATGACCTCATGTTAACCACTTCCAGCGATATTATCAGTGCCATTGCCACCGGTGAGGGGCCTGATCAATACTTGGTGATGCTAGGTTACGCGGGTTGGGGTGGTGAACAGCTGGAGCATGAAATGGCGCAAAATGCCTGGCTCAATGTGCCGGCAGATATGGCCCCGCTATGGGGCGAGCCAGCGGAGAAGCGTTGGCAGAAAGCGGCCGCTTTGCTGGGTGTGGATTTGAGCCGCCTCTCTCCGGATGTCGGGCATGCCTGA
- a CDS encoding chemotaxis protein CheW, whose product MNFFQLLQEIAARAHENATPLPQPDKARKIWHGISYRFGKINLISALSEIQEVAPCPHISLLPGVKPWVRGVANVRGSLITIIDLAAFLDLRAPTAQKNSRILVINQSGLMAGLLVDEVHGLRHLDQTKKVENHASNDPKLVPYLTAGFMDDSQEYHVLSLPKLAQSQAFMNIAA is encoded by the coding sequence ATGAATTTTTTTCAATTACTACAAGAAATTGCAGCGCGAGCTCACGAAAATGCCACCCCATTACCACAGCCCGATAAGGCACGGAAAATCTGGCACGGTATCAGCTACCGCTTTGGCAAAATCAACCTAATATCCGCTCTTTCCGAGATACAGGAGGTGGCACCCTGCCCTCATATTTCTCTGCTGCCTGGTGTTAAGCCATGGGTGAGAGGTGTAGCCAATGTGCGAGGAAGCTTAATCACCATCATTGATCTCGCCGCATTTCTCGATTTACGCGCACCTACCGCCCAAAAAAACAGCCGTATACTGGTCATTAACCAGTCGGGACTGATGGCGGGGTTGCTGGTCGACGAGGTTCACGGCCTCAGGCATCTCGACCAGACAAAAAAGGTCGAAAATCACGCCTCGAATGACCCAAAATTAGTACCCTACCTGACAGCAGGTTTTATGGACGACTCACAAGAGTACCATGTGCTAAGCCTGCCAAAGCTGGCGCAATCACAGGCATTCATGAACATAGCCGCTTAA
- a CDS encoding response regulator, with protein sequence MANTTQFQNVKVMVIDDSKTIRRTAETLLQKAGCDVVTAIDGFAALSIITDHKPDLIFVDVMMPRLDGYQTCALIKHNHTFKTTPVVMLTSKDGLFDRARGRIVGSDQYLTKPFTKDELLDAVKHHVPRAVTQ encoded by the coding sequence ATGGCGAATACAACCCAGTTTCAAAATGTAAAAGTGATGGTCATTGATGACAGTAAAACAATCCGCCGCACAGCGGAAACACTCCTCCAAAAAGCGGGTTGTGATGTTGTCACAGCCATCGACGGGTTTGCTGCACTCTCTATCATCACCGATCACAAGCCCGATCTGATTTTTGTTGATGTGATGATGCCGCGCCTCGATGGCTATCAAACCTGCGCCCTGATTAAACACAACCACACCTTCAAAACAACTCCGGTGGTTATGCTCACCAGTAAAGATGGTCTGTTTGACCGTGCCCGTGGGCGGATTGTAGGTTCGGATCAGTACCTGACCAAGCCTTTTACCAAAGATGAACTACTGGATGCCGTAAAACACCATGTACCGAGGGCGGTTACGCAATGA
- a CDS encoding protein-glutamate O-methyltransferase CheR encodes MLMAGIGYNVIEQQTMAETPDWMNSINEMDDQEFLRWSCLLKQRTGMDVRYARKSFLTTGVRLRMRELDFTCYSDYYQYLLSGRNGKIEWTTLVDRLTIHETRFFRHPSSIKLLTEAFLPDYIRSHLGENHLQAWSVGCATGEESYTLAIALDDYLKRFHPNIYYGVVGSDISLPALAKARKGVYDALRVKEFPQPLLARYLTKKEGGKYQVDEAVRKRVCFNMLNLLEMDQSTIHKMDIVFCQNVLIYFDKNLRHTILDKLVKHINPGGILVIGVGEAIDWKHPQMQRLHGYDALAYTKETIHEQ; translated from the coding sequence ATGTTGATGGCAGGTATCGGTTATAACGTGATTGAACAACAGACTATGGCTGAGACACCCGACTGGATGAACAGCATCAATGAAATGGATGACCAGGAGTTCCTGCGGTGGAGCTGTCTGCTCAAGCAGCGTACGGGCATGGATGTCCGGTATGCGCGCAAATCGTTCCTTACCACCGGGGTTCGGCTGCGTATGCGTGAGCTGGACTTTACATGCTATAGCGACTACTACCAGTACCTGCTCTCGGGGCGTAATGGCAAGATTGAGTGGACCACACTGGTTGATCGCCTGACTATTCATGAAACACGTTTTTTTCGCCACCCCAGCTCTATTAAACTGCTAACGGAAGCCTTCTTGCCCGACTATATCAGGAGCCACCTGGGTGAAAACCACCTCCAAGCCTGGAGTGTCGGTTGTGCCACAGGAGAGGAGAGCTACACGCTAGCGATTGCACTGGATGACTACCTGAAGAGGTTTCACCCCAACATCTACTACGGCGTCGTCGGCAGCGACATCAGCCTGCCAGCCCTGGCAAAAGCACGTAAAGGTGTGTACGACGCGCTGCGTGTCAAAGAGTTCCCACAGCCACTTTTAGCGCGCTATCTAACAAAAAAAGAGGGCGGCAAGTACCAGGTAGATGAGGCGGTGCGCAAGCGTGTCTGTTTCAATATGCTCAATCTGCTTGAGATGGATCAGAGTACTATCCACAAGATGGATATTGTCTTCTGCCAAAATGTCTTGATCTATTTTGACAAAAACCTTCGTCACACCATTCTCGATAAGCTGGTAAAACATATCAACCCAGGCGGTATTCTTGTTATCGGTGTGGGTGAAGCAATTGACTGGAAACACCCACAAATGCAACGACTTCACGGCTATGATGCCCTTGCCTATACGAAGGAGACCATCCATGAACAATAA
- the pyrR gene encoding bifunctional pyr operon transcriptional regulator/uracil phosphoribosyltransferase PyrR yields MRENFEVTTLLVQMGEQLQALLKKNGISEAKMIGIYSGGVWVAEPLHRQLGLESPLGCLNISFYRDDFTQVGMHPEVKPSNLPFGIDGENLILVDDVLYTGRTIRAALNEIFDYGRPASVTLVVLADRNGRELPIQADVVGVKLDLDSHEQVKLSGPQKLSLNIIESL; encoded by the coding sequence ATGAGAGAAAATTTTGAGGTAACCACCCTGCTAGTGCAGATGGGCGAACAACTACAGGCACTCCTGAAGAAAAACGGGATTAGCGAAGCCAAGATGATTGGGATATACAGTGGTGGCGTCTGGGTAGCAGAACCACTGCACCGGCAGCTGGGTCTGGAGAGTCCGCTGGGTTGCCTCAACATCTCCTTCTACCGGGATGACTTCACCCAGGTGGGCATGCACCCCGAGGTAAAGCCTTCGAACTTGCCTTTCGGCATCGATGGTGAAAACCTGATTTTGGTGGATGATGTTCTCTATACCGGACGAACGATTCGAGCCGCGTTGAACGAGATATTTGATTATGGCCGACCCGCATCGGTAACCTTAGTGGTGTTGGCGGATCGAAATGGCCGTGAGCTACCCATTCAGGCCGATGTGGTGGGCGTTAAGCTTGATCTGGACAGTCATGAACAGGTTAAGTTGAGTGGCCCCCAAAAACTCTCCCTGAATATTATCGAGTCCTTATGA
- a CDS encoding methyl-accepting chemotaxis protein has protein sequence MTTSAIQTESGTNNKPITYAIALLIVLVVLMGLLFGYSSIKEQHDREYINTAGEQRLLSQRVLKYAIAASQADVDAFGKLKETHDLFNASLMKLQNGNPESGLPPSPKEVQAELDALTTEWEKFSNNIEITLESEGTTRILSEFISALAELMPQIQASSSEVVDIMVELGYRPKQIQHAANQVTLAQRIEYNLVRMINADTGAANAAAEFKRDIAQFGEVLAGMREGDTAQDVSRIRNELARDKLEVLDLMYQAVSDLSERILERTPELFKAQVAANNMYRESDALLHASSNLLRAYINLNNSTSRSLAENLGYAAAFFALIVLIWLAYSLLRDARQRIEESAQANQEHEEAIQRLLYEISGLAEGDLTVEATVSNDFTGAIAEHINYVVSALRNLVNTINDTVSQVSSAATETQTTAIHLADATDHQAHQIATVVTAINEMATSIEDVSTNALNSSTVAKTSVKTAHDGVTAVHDSINGMEHIREQIQETSKRIKRLGESSLEISEIVELINDLTDQTNILALNAAIQAAMAGDAGRGFAVVADEVQRLAERSTDATKQIEALVKTIQSDTNEAIASMERSTTEVVRGTQLAKTAGDTLTEIEEVSNELNDLSHNISVAATQQCNAANNISETMNVIQDLTTQTAAGTNETSASISNLADLAHDLRGSVAGFKLPS, from the coding sequence ATGACAACATCAGCAATTCAGACAGAAAGCGGCACTAACAATAAGCCAATCACCTACGCCATCGCTCTGCTCATTGTGCTGGTGGTATTAATGGGATTACTCTTTGGTTACTCCTCTATCAAAGAGCAACACGATAGAGAGTACATTAATACGGCAGGGGAGCAGCGGCTACTTTCACAACGCGTATTGAAATACGCAATCGCCGCGTCACAAGCCGATGTGGATGCCTTCGGTAAGCTAAAAGAGACCCACGACCTTTTCAATGCATCACTAATGAAGCTGCAAAATGGCAACCCCGAGAGTGGCCTGCCACCATCGCCCAAAGAGGTCCAGGCGGAACTCGATGCCCTCACCACTGAGTGGGAAAAGTTCAGCAATAATATAGAGATTACGCTGGAGTCTGAAGGGACTACCCGCATACTCAGTGAGTTTATCTCCGCACTGGCAGAGTTAATGCCCCAGATACAGGCGAGCTCTTCCGAAGTGGTCGATATCATGGTGGAACTCGGATACCGCCCAAAACAGATTCAGCACGCAGCAAACCAAGTTACCTTGGCACAGCGCATAGAGTATAACCTTGTCCGAATGATCAATGCCGACACGGGTGCCGCTAATGCGGCAGCTGAATTTAAGCGTGATATTGCCCAGTTTGGTGAAGTGCTGGCCGGTATGCGTGAAGGCGATACCGCTCAAGATGTCAGCCGCATACGAAATGAGCTTGCAAGAGATAAACTTGAGGTTTTGGATCTGATGTATCAGGCCGTCAGTGACCTCTCGGAGCGTATTCTGGAGCGAACCCCTGAGCTATTCAAGGCACAGGTTGCAGCCAATAATATGTACCGCGAGTCAGATGCCCTGCTGCACGCCAGCAGCAACCTGCTGCGCGCCTATATCAATTTGAACAACAGCACTTCACGCTCTCTCGCCGAAAACCTGGGCTATGCAGCTGCCTTTTTCGCACTTATCGTGTTGATTTGGCTCGCCTACTCACTGCTACGCGATGCACGCCAGCGTATCGAGGAGAGTGCACAAGCCAACCAGGAGCATGAAGAGGCGATTCAACGTCTATTGTACGAAATCAGTGGCTTAGCTGAGGGCGACCTCACCGTAGAAGCGACCGTATCAAATGACTTTACGGGTGCTATTGCTGAACATATCAACTACGTGGTCAGCGCACTGCGCAACTTGGTCAACACCATTAATGATACCGTGTCACAAGTCTCCTCTGCTGCAACAGAGACGCAAACCACTGCGATACATCTGGCCGATGCCACCGACCACCAAGCACATCAGATTGCCACGGTTGTTACCGCAATTAACGAGATGGCCACCTCGATTGAGGATGTCTCCACTAATGCACTCAACTCCTCCACCGTTGCCAAGACATCCGTCAAAACCGCCCATGATGGCGTCACCGCTGTTCACGACTCTATTAACGGCATGGAGCATATCCGCGAGCAGATTCAAGAGACCTCGAAACGCATCAAGCGCCTAGGTGAGAGCTCGCTGGAGATTAGTGAAATTGTCGAATTAATCAATGACTTGACTGACCAGACCAATATTCTGGCATTGAATGCCGCAATTCAAGCCGCCATGGCGGGTGATGCGGGGCGTGGCTTTGCGGTTGTCGCCGATGAAGTTCAACGCCTAGCCGAGCGCTCCACCGATGCTACCAAACAGATCGAAGCACTGGTTAAAACCATTCAAAGTGACACCAATGAAGCGATTGCTTCAATGGAGCGAAGCACCACTGAGGTGGTTAGGGGAACCCAGCTAGCCAAAACCGCCGGAGATACTCTGACTGAAATTGAGGAGGTCTCTAACGAACTCAATGACCTGAGTCACAACATCTCGGTAGCGGCAACACAGCAGTGTAATGCAGCAAACAATATCTCCGAAACCATGAATGTCATTCAGGATCTCACCACCCAAACGGCGGCGGGCACGAATGAAACCTCAGCCTCGATTAGCAATTTGGCCGATCTGGCACACGACCTTCGCGGCTCCGTGGCCGGCTTCAAACTGCCGAGTTAG